TAGCCCTCGGGATCATGGGGTCAGGGTTGAAAAAAAGAGAATCAGTCTCTGGACGCTTTGGAGATGTATTGTCCCAAATGTATATACTGAGTGCAGCACTGAGACGTTTTAAAGCAGAAGGAAGTCTAAGATCGGATGAAGTCATACTTAAGGTTGCGATGGAGGAGGGGTTTCGCAAGATAGACGAAGCCTTTTGGGGGATACATCAAAATCTCTCTTCCGGGCTGCTTGGGATGCTGTTTCGTTTCAAAGGCTTCTGTGGAAGGATCAACCCAATGGGAAATGCAGCCAATGACCGTGATCTGCATGCTGTCGCAATGCTGCTTGCATCGGATGAGTCCGTACGTAACCGTGTATGCAGCAATATGCATATAGGAGGCAGGGTCGAGGAGCTGCACGAAGCTTCGGATCTGATGATGAAAGCCAAAGAGGCGATCAGAAAACGGAAAAAAACGGGAGAGGATGCATTGAGCGAGAATGAGAAGAGGCTTTTGGAAAAAGCAGACAGAGCCCAAGCGCATATCATTGCAGTCGATTCCTATACGATAGAGGATTATTTTAAATGCTGAAGCTGATACTCTGGATATCATATTTCATTATCTATTTGATCAAAAAACTCAGTGGTGCCAACATCACTACAAGCGGTGAAAATATACCCGATCCCCCTATAATGTTTTTGGCAAATCACTTTACACGTTTTGAAACATTTGTCGTACCTTATTTGATCTTCACCAAACATAAGTATGTATCACGTTCCTTGGCCGATGACACGATCTTTGTAGGATGGTTGGGTGAGTATATGAGATTGGCAGGTACCATCTCAAATAAAAATAAAGAACGCGACTGTATCATATTGGATGATCTGATTTCGGCCAAAGCATGCTGGATCATCTATCCGGAAGGAGAAATGGTCAAAAACAAACAGATCAGTTTTGAGAACGGCGAGTTTCACATCCATATGGAAGATTATAACGGGCATGTGCATACAGGTTCCGCTGTACTGGCACTCAAAGCCGAGATCATGCGCGAACGTATCAAAACTATGGATGATGAAGCAGCGATCCGACGGTTTTGCAAAGCCCATCGTGTGGATCGTTCCAAACTGCAAGAAGGCGTGCATCTCCATATTATGCCGCTTTCGATCACCTATTATCCTATTCGTCCGGGTGAAAATAGACTGCTTTTGTTCATCGATAAGTTTTTGAACCTGCGGGGAACACGTTTTTTTGAAGAGCTGGAGGTAGAGATCAACCTGTTGATGAAAGCCAATATGCATCTCCATTTTGGAAAACCGATCGTAGTTAAAGAGTATATTGATGCATATCTTTCTAAACATGGTGGTACCATTGATGATGACAGCCTAATGGAAGAACTCATTGAGAACCAGAGAAAGAAACTTACCACAGATATCATGCGTGAAGTGTATGGTAATATGCAGATCAACTTTGATCATATCTTCATTCTGAGCCTTGTGACTATGCCGACCTTGAAAGTCTGCCCCAGCTATCTTAAAACATTGATCTACAAGAATGCCAGAGAGCTTCGGGTTATCCCAAAATTAAACCTGCATCCGGAACTTCAAACAGGTCTGTTCAGATTGATCCTTGATGAGGACTATGCACCGTTCGTCTCTGCCCTGAAAATAGCAGATGCACAGAATATCCTTTATCAAGACAGTGACGGGGATTATCTTTTTGATAAAAGTTTGTTGGAAAAAAACTATGATTTTCATAAGATCAGAGTGAAAAACACTATGCAGGTTGTTCTGAATGAGATCAATTGGCAGGAAAGATTTGTTAGCAAAGCAAAAGAGAATGCTACATTGAGTGAACAGGAGCTTAGAGTTGATAATTTTGAATATCTGAAAACATCTGATAGAAAAGAGTTTGAAAGAGAATATGTCTATTACCATTATCTACCGCCAGCAAAAAACAGCATCGGTGTTCCACAATTCTATTACGATCAAAAAAATTCGGTTGGACTGGTCTTCTCACACGGCTATCTTTCCGTGCCTGCAGCACTTGAGGAAATGGCAAAATATCTCTTTGAAAAAGGGATCAATGTCTATCTTGTGAGACTCAGAGGACACGGTACGGACCCTAGAGCACTTCAAAAGGTTAAATTTGAAGAGTGGGAGTGTGATTTTGGACGCGCTTTCACGGCTATGAGGCAAGTGTGTGACAAAGTCTTTATCGGAGGATTCTCTACCGGAGGGCTTTTGGCACTATTACATGCCGGAAAATATCATGTGGATGGTGTGATTGTGGTCAATACTGCCCTTAAACTCAATAACTTAAAGGTGGAATATGTCGTTACGACACTGAATGCCTTTAATGAGATGGTCGTACATTTGCATGCACAGGGTATCAAAGAGTGGATCGATAACCACAGTGAACTTTCTGATTTCAATTATCCAAGACACCCGCTTTCATCTGTTTCTGAACTAGAAAAACTGATGGATAAAACCCGTAAACTACTTTCACAGGTAGATGATCCTATTTTGATCATTCAGGGCGATCATGATCCTGTAGTCTATACGAAAAGTGCCAATATGATCTATGAAAGGGTCAGTACACAAAAGAAAGAACTGCTATTTATCCCTAGTATATACCATAATATTCTGACGCCAGGTAAAACTGATCCTTATGATCTTTATGAAAACATCTATGACTATATTATTCGGGCAATTGCTAACTAATATCGATACCATACGCTAGAGAAATAGAGACAGTTGGATGCGTTATTTTTTAAGTCTCTAATAGATGATCTTATCTCCGACATGTATCATACCACTTTGTACAATGAGAGCCCTGTACCCGCCTATATATTTCAGTCCCTTCATCATATCTTCATCTAACAGTCTAGAGAGGTAACGGCAGGGAGGGCAGGTACGTACGATGCGGAACTTTGCCGTTCCGATGGTAAATATTTTGTCTTCCAGAAGTGAAGCATCGAAGTTTTTGATGACAAGATTTCTACGCAGATCCAGAAAATCCAGATCACTCCCCAATCGTCTGTTACACTCTGCAAGGGATTCAAAAGGAAGTATGCTGACCTCTCGGACATCCTGGGAGAGTGGGGGTTTGTTGAAGGTACCTTGCCCGTAGAAATAACGGTCACCTTCCAGTCCTTTGCCTTTGACAGCCCGGACACGCTCTACATAATGCAAAGGTTCTTTGGCTTTTTCTCCGATGATAATGGCATGCAGGGTCATGATTTTCAGACACTATTCGGGTCTGTATACCCTTACATTTTTAACATCTTCCGCATCCCGCAGATATTGGGCATGCAATTGACTCATGATCCCTTTGTCACAGTAGAGGAGATACTCTTTGTCCTGCGGCAGCTTCTTGAACTCTGTTTTGAGTTTGTGGAAAGGAATCTTAATGCTCTTGCATGGTGTTTGGATGCATTCATCTTCCGTACGTATATCTATGACCACATACTTGTCATCATTGAGATCATGTATCACCTCTACCGGTGCTGCATTGGTGACATCATCGATGATCTCATCCACATAGATCTTCTGTGCATCTTCTACGGCTTTATCCAACACACTGTAATCAAAACGTGCTGCTTCTTTTTCCATACGTTTGTATGAACCGTGTGTAATAGGGTTCTTGGAGATGACACCGCAGTACTCCGGCATATTCTCTGCAAAACGGCGTGTACCTATCTCACTGGCTATCTTGATGATCTCCGGTTTGTTCATGGTAGCCAGAGGACGTAAAATGAGTTTATTGGTCACCTGGTCTATGAGTGCCAGGTTACGCAGGGTCTGACTTGAAACCTGTGCCACACTCTCACCCGTAAGCAGTGCATCTATCTCGAGTTCATTGGCCACTTTTTCAGAAGCAAGGAGCATCAGGCGTTTCAGGGTCACACCCATATAGCTCTCATGTGTAGAACGGAATATCTCCTCGATCACTGCATCAAACGGTACAGAGATGAAAGAGACACGATGCGACGCACCGAACTTGGACCAGAGGTAAAGGGCCACCTGCTTAACACCTATCTCATGGGCGATCCCCCCAAGATTGAAGAAGATAAAATGGGTTTTTATACCTCTTTTCATCGTGAGGTAAGAAGCCACTGTCGAGTCAAAACCGCCGGACATCAGCGAGAGGATATCTCCCTGTGTGCCCAAAGGAAAACCGCTGAGTCCTGCATGTTTGAGAGTAATGATATTGAGTTGCTTGTTGATAAGTTCCAGACGAATGGTCACTTCGGGATGATGCAGATCGACACCTTTTGTGTCATTGTGTGCCAGCATATATCCGCCCACCGTTTGCTCTATATCAAGTGATCTAAAAGGGTGTTGTCCCGAACGTTTGACACGTACCACAAAGCTCTTGCCAATGATCTCTTTGGCCATCATTTCATTGACCTTGACCTTGATCTGATCCAGTGTTTCCATGCCGTCAAACTGTAAAGCTTCAAGGACCTGCTCTATACCCGGAGTGTCAAGGAGCGTTTGGCGTACTTCCGTGAGAAATTCTATAGGTGTCACAACCTCAATCTTATCAGAAAACTTTTTGACGGTGATCTCAGCACTGTATCTGCCTAAAAGTTTTACAAGATTATTGTAAAGCTGTCCTACCATCTGCTTTTTGGCAGATGCACCTTTGACCATGATCTCCGGAAAGAGTTTTAAAATGAATTTTTGTGTTTTGACTGATGGTGTTCCCACTGTTGTATACCCTTGTTTTTGTCTGAGCGGCATTATAACACAAGAGGACTAAATGGCTATCACCTAATCTTCAAGCGGAAAGTGCAATGATACAGATCTTGATGCTTCAAAAAGGGCCTGCGTTGCAATGAAAACACTGCGGTTTGTATTGAGCAGAGAGATCACGTTCTTTTCGTTGATACCTTTATGACTGATAGAGATACTTGCTTCGTTCATGATTCGATGATTCTCTTCTTCTGCTTTAGAGAATTTTTCCTTACAGGTATCCATACTCCACACTTCATCCATATAATTGATATAGATCATGATCGCATAGAGAAGATTTCTTCGTATCGCATCATAAATAGTATGAATGGTCTCACTGCTGCTTTCGGAGAATTCGTTCATATCATTCTTGATATCTTTAAGCATTTTTGCTGCATAGACAGATTCACGTACAGAAGCTAAAAGTGTATCCAGGCTCTCTTTCTCATCCGGCAGTAGATCCTGTTGGTTCAAAGCCGACACAAATTCCATGATCTTGATCTCTATCTCTTTGATCGTGTTATAGGCTATTTTATGATTGAATTCTATTTGGTCCTGATTGGCTTCTACGGCCTCTTTCAAACCAAGTTTTTTTACAAAAACATCATTGGGTTTTATATTTGCGATCAAAAGTGCATATTTCATTGTTTTAACAAACAGATTGTTGACTTCATCACGTAATGCCACAAGAGCCGTTTCTGAAAATTGGGGATCGACCAAATGTATGTATCGTGTGGGTGCTGGTTCAACATGTACGAAGAGTTGATTCAGGTATTTGGCCATCAATGATACAAAAGGAAGAAGCAGCACCACACCGAGCAGATTAAATATCGTATGAAAGAGTGCCAATGCTATGACCGGGTCATCATACAACTTTTGAATCCCCATCAAAAAGTGTGCCAACGGTGTCAGTATGATAAATGCTGCTATTGCGGTCATAAAATTAAATATAAAATGTGCCAGTGCAACACGCTTTTTATCGGGTATACCACCCATAGCACCAATCATTGCTGTCACGGTTGTCCCTATATTCGTACCTATCACCATTGCAGCAGACTGTTCAAAGCTCAAGATATGTACATAAAGTGCACTCAGTACGATCGCCGTAGCTGCCGAACTTGACTGGATCAATGCAGTGAGAAAAAATCCGATACCGATAAAAGCGATGAGAGGTAAATGTGAAAATTTCTCAAGATCAATAAGAGTGGTCAAAGATTCTATAGCGCTTTTCATAAATTCAAGACCAAGAAACAGAAGACCAAACCCCACAAATACCTTGGCAACGAGAGTGATCTTTTTATGATCAGGCGCAAATATAAGCAGTAGCCCTCCTGCACCTATCATAGGCAGGGCAAACGCTTCGATCTTGACCTTGAAACCCAGTGTGGCTACGATCCATGACGTCAGTGTCGTACCCACATTTGCACCAAATATAACGACAATCCCTGAATACAGTGAGATCAATGACGCACTTACAAAAGAGAGCGTCATAAGCGTGACAACGGAAGAACTTTGAAGCAGGGCAGTCGCAACAGTCCCGGTCATGAGTGATTTTATCGTAGAGGAAGTTGAATTCTTGACCCAGCTTTTAAAACGACGGCCCGCTGACTCCTTCAATGCAAGTTCCATATACAACATACCAAACAGGAACATTCCCAAACCAGAAAGTGCTTGTACAAGTTGCGCAGTCATACATTTATCTCTTTTTTTGACCATTATAACACTATTATTGTCATCAAGCAACCAAGTCATTTGAATAATTATGACTGTGGCAAGGGTTAAAGGTATTTAACACTATCACCATATTCATAAATTATTTTCAGTATTTCTAAAATTAATTTATCTTATACTTAATTTATGTATATCAAAAGGAGCTCAATATGAAGCATAAAAAGATAGAGCATAGTAAACCTTTAGTGGATCTGTTACATGGTGAACCTACAGAAGGCATAAGCAGGAGAACCGCACTTAAAATGATGGGTGTTGGCGGTGCAGCCACACTGATGGGCTTGCCTACTTCTACACATGCAGATGAAACATCCACAGTCAAAAGTGAAAAGAACGCCAGGATCCTGGTCGTAGGCGGTGGGGCAGGTGGTATTATGGCACTTGCCAGGCTGCACAGTGCTTTGTCCAATGCAGATATTACGATCATTGCACCCAATGAAACACACCTGTATCAGCCCGGACAGGTCTTTATGGCCGCCGGTCTTTATACGTTAGATGATATTGCTAAAGAGAATAGAGAGTTCATACCGGAGGATGTCACTTGGATCAAAGATGAAGTCGCTTCTTTTGATCCGGATAACAATAAAGTGACTACACGTGCAGGGGTGGAAGTTCTTTATGACTATATGGTCGTAGCCACAGGTATTGTCTACCATTATGACTGGATCAAGGGACTGAGAGAAGAGGATATCGGTACAAATGGTATCTCCAGTGTCTATCTGAACAATCTGGAAAAAGGTACCGCCAAAGGCGGTGAAGTCACATGGGAATGGTTCAATGCACTCAAAGAG
The sequence above is drawn from the Sulfurovum sp. TSL1 genome and encodes:
- a CDS encoding alpha/beta fold hydrolase gives rise to the protein MLKLILWISYFIIYLIKKLSGANITTSGENIPDPPIMFLANHFTRFETFVVPYLIFTKHKYVSRSLADDTIFVGWLGEYMRLAGTISNKNKERDCIILDDLISAKACWIIYPEGEMVKNKQISFENGEFHIHMEDYNGHVHTGSAVLALKAEIMRERIKTMDDEAAIRRFCKAHRVDRSKLQEGVHLHIMPLSITYYPIRPGENRLLLFIDKFLNLRGTRFFEELEVEINLLMKANMHLHFGKPIVVKEYIDAYLSKHGGTIDDDSLMEELIENQRKKLTTDIMREVYGNMQINFDHIFILSLVTMPTLKVCPSYLKTLIYKNARELRVIPKLNLHPELQTGLFRLILDEDYAPFVSALKIADAQNILYQDSDGDYLFDKSLLEKNYDFHKIRVKNTMQVVLNEINWQERFVSKAKENATLSEQELRVDNFEYLKTSDRKEFEREYVYYHYLPPAKNSIGVPQFYYDQKNSVGLVFSHGYLSVPAALEEMAKYLFEKGINVYLVRLRGHGTDPRALQKVKFEEWECDFGRAFTAMRQVCDKVFIGGFSTGGLLALLHAGKYHVDGVIVVNTALKLNNLKVEYVVTTLNAFNEMVVHLHAQGIKEWIDNHSELSDFNYPRHPLSSVSELEKLMDKTRKLLSQVDDPILIIQGDHDPVVYTKSANMIYERVSTQKKELLFIPSIYHNILTPGKTDPYDLYENIYDYIIRAIAN
- a CDS encoding MOSC domain-containing protein: MTLHAIIIGEKAKEPLHYVERVRAVKGKGLEGDRYFYGQGTFNKPPLSQDVREVSILPFESLAECNRRLGSDLDFLDLRRNLVIKNFDASLLEDKIFTIGTAKFRIVRTCPPCRYLSRLLDEDMMKGLKYIGGYRALIVQSGMIHVGDKIIY
- the thiI gene encoding tRNA uracil 4-sulfurtransferase ThiI, producing MPLRQKQGYTTVGTPSVKTQKFILKLFPEIMVKGASAKKQMVGQLYNNLVKLLGRYSAEITVKKFSDKIEVVTPIEFLTEVRQTLLDTPGIEQVLEALQFDGMETLDQIKVKVNEMMAKEIIGKSFVVRVKRSGQHPFRSLDIEQTVGGYMLAHNDTKGVDLHHPEVTIRLELINKQLNIITLKHAGLSGFPLGTQGDILSLMSGGFDSTVASYLTMKRGIKTHFIFFNLGGIAHEIGVKQVALYLWSKFGASHRVSFISVPFDAVIEEIFRSTHESYMGVTLKRLMLLASEKVANELEIDALLTGESVAQVSSQTLRNLALIDQVTNKLILRPLATMNKPEIIKIASEIGTRRFAENMPEYCGVISKNPITHGSYKRMEKEAARFDYSVLDKAVEDAQKIYVDEIIDDVTNAAPVEVIHDLNDDKYVVIDIRTEDECIQTPCKSIKIPFHKLKTEFKKLPQDKEYLLYCDKGIMSQLHAQYLRDAEDVKNVRVYRPE
- a CDS encoding Na/Pi cotransporter family protein: MVKKRDKCMTAQLVQALSGLGMFLFGMLYMELALKESAGRRFKSWVKNSTSSTIKSLMTGTVATALLQSSSVVTLMTLSFVSASLISLYSGIVVIFGANVGTTLTSWIVATLGFKVKIEAFALPMIGAGGLLLIFAPDHKKITLVAKVFVGFGLLFLGLEFMKSAIESLTTLIDLEKFSHLPLIAFIGIGFFLTALIQSSSAATAIVLSALYVHILSFEQSAAMVIGTNIGTTVTAMIGAMGGIPDKKRVALAHFIFNFMTAIAAFIILTPLAHFLMGIQKLYDDPVIALALFHTIFNLLGVVLLLPFVSLMAKYLNQLFVHVEPAPTRYIHLVDPQFSETALVALRDEVNNLFVKTMKYALLIANIKPNDVFVKKLGLKEAVEANQDQIEFNHKIAYNTIKEIEIKIMEFVSALNQQDLLPDEKESLDTLLASVRESVYAAKMLKDIKNDMNEFSESSSETIHTIYDAIRRNLLYAIMIYINYMDEVWSMDTCKEKFSKAEEENHRIMNEASISISHKGINEKNVISLLNTNRSVFIATQALFEASRSVSLHFPLED